In Sorghum bicolor cultivar BTx623 chromosome 8, Sorghum_bicolor_NCBIv3, whole genome shotgun sequence, one genomic interval encodes:
- the LOC8066977 gene encoding endonuclease III homolog 1, chloroplastic isoform X1 encodes MSVWRLELRDSFHKMGEISVLPGFLHLVSLGCLHKGQKIGFLFFVREVKRESSVSFDISKPEATASVKRKRVKRELELNGEHHKKQFGVVPDIEDFRYEKAKTLTASSKATASSVKVEKKVRVSSVIKVICAVGAPDNWEAVLGGIKSMRLSGEAPVDTKGCEKAGSLLPPKERRFAVLISTMMSSQTKDEVTHAAVERLSENGLLDPDAIVRTDETTLANLIKPVGFYQRKAQFIKEASKICLERFGGDIPDSLNELLALRGVGPKMAHLVIIYLFSPLWLKYEHKYLHGYLSLTKQVMSIAWKNTQGICVDTHVHRISNRLGWVFREGTKQKTTTPEQTRISLEKWLPKDEWEPINPLLVGFGQTICTPLRPKCDNCGINNLCPSAFKESSSPNPKQKKTRSP; translated from the exons ATGAGTGTCTGGAGACTGGAGTTGCGTGATTCCTTTCACAAGATGGGTGAAATCAGTGTGCTACCTGGATTTCTTCATCTCGTGAGTTTAGGCTGCTTACACAAGGGGCAAAAAATTGGATTCCTTTTCT TTGTACGAGAAGTCAAACGCGAATCCAGTGTTTCTTTTGACATTTCAAAGCCCGAAGCAACTGCTTCTGTTAAGAGGAAAAGGGTGAAACGAGAACTTGAATTAAATGGGGAGCATCATAAGAAGCAG TTTGGTGTTGTCCCTGACATCGAGGATTTTCGATATGAAAAGGCCAAAACATTGACAGCGTCAAGTAAGGCAACAGCATCTTCGG TCAAGGTGGAGAAAAAGGTCAGAGTTTCTTCAGTAATAAAAG TCATTTGTGCAGTTGGAGCTCCAGATAACTGGGAGGCAGTTCTTGGAGGCATTAAAAGCATGAGGTTATCTGGTGAAGCCCCCGTAGATACGAAGGGCTGTGAAAAGGCTGGTTCTCTCCTTCCACCCAAG GAAAGAAGATTTGCAGTTCTGATATCAACTATGATGTCAAGCCAGACAAAAGATGAAGTTACGCATG CTGCTGTGGAACGCCTCTCTGAAAACGGTTTACTTGATCCTGATGCTATAGTGAGGACTGATGAGACCACGCTTGCGAATCTTATCAAACCT GTCGGATTCTATCAGAGAAAGGCACAGTTCATAAAAGAAGCTTCTAAAATTTGTCTTGAACGTTTTGGAGGGGATATTCCAGATTCTCTGAATGAGCTGCTTGCTCTGAGAGGAGTTGGCCCTAAAATGGCTCATTTGGTAATAATCTACTTATTCTCTCCTTTGTGGTTGAAATATGAACATAAATATCTTCATGGGTATCTTTCTTTAACTAAACAGGTGATGAGCATTGCTTGGAAGAATACTCAAGGAATCTGCGTTGACACTCATGTGCATCGCATTTCTAATCGACTTGGGTGGGTTTTTCGGGAAGGAACAAAACAG AAAACTACGACACCAGAACAGACAAGAATTTCTCTAGAGAAATGGCTACCCAAGGATGAGTGGGAACCTATAAATCCATTACTG GTTGGATTTGGGCAAACTATCTGTACTCCACTGAGGCCCAAATGCGACAACTGTGGCATCAATAACCTTTGCCCTTCTGCTTTCAAGGAATCATCAAGCCCAAATCCAAAGCAAAAGAAAACAAGGTCTCCATAG
- the LOC8066977 gene encoding endonuclease III homolog 1, chloroplastic isoform X7 — MHLALLLPRIRLSPAAMSSTRSASASRLLVRADLNPVVREVKRESSVSFDISKPEATASVKRKRVKRELELNGEHHKKQFGVVPDIEDFRYEKAKTLTASSKATASSVKVEKKVRVSSVIKVICAVGAPDNWEAVLGGIKSMRLSGEAPVDTKGCEKAGSLLPPKERRFAVLISTMMSSQTKDEVTHAAVERLSENGLLDPDAIVRTDETTLANLIKPVGFYQRKAQFIKEASKICLERFGGDIPDSLNELLALRGVGPKMAHLVMSIAWKNTQGICVDTHVHRISNRLGWVFREGTKQKTTTPEQTRISLEKWLPKDEWEPINPLLVGFGQTICTPLRPKCDNCGINNLCPSAFKESSSPNPKQKKTRSP; from the exons ATGCACCTCGCTCTCCTCCTCCCCCGCATTCGCCTCTCGCCGGCCGCCATGTCCAGCACccgctccgcctccgcctccaggCTGCTGGTCCGCGCCGACCTCAACCCAG TTGTACGAGAAGTCAAACGCGAATCCAGTGTTTCTTTTGACATTTCAAAGCCCGAAGCAACTGCTTCTGTTAAGAGGAAAAGGGTGAAACGAGAACTTGAATTAAATGGGGAGCATCATAAGAAGCAG TTTGGTGTTGTCCCTGACATCGAGGATTTTCGATATGAAAAGGCCAAAACATTGACAGCGTCAAGTAAGGCAACAGCATCTTCGG TCAAGGTGGAGAAAAAGGTCAGAGTTTCTTCAGTAATAAAAG TCATTTGTGCAGTTGGAGCTCCAGATAACTGGGAGGCAGTTCTTGGAGGCATTAAAAGCATGAGGTTATCTGGTGAAGCCCCCGTAGATACGAAGGGCTGTGAAAAGGCTGGTTCTCTCCTTCCACCCAAG GAAAGAAGATTTGCAGTTCTGATATCAACTATGATGTCAAGCCAGACAAAAGATGAAGTTACGCATG CTGCTGTGGAACGCCTCTCTGAAAACGGTTTACTTGATCCTGATGCTATAGTGAGGACTGATGAGACCACGCTTGCGAATCTTATCAAACCT GTCGGATTCTATCAGAGAAAGGCACAGTTCATAAAAGAAGCTTCTAAAATTTGTCTTGAACGTTTTGGAGGGGATATTCCAGATTCTCTGAATGAGCTGCTTGCTCTGAGAGGAGTTGGCCCTAAAATGGCTCATTTG GTGATGAGCATTGCTTGGAAGAATACTCAAGGAATCTGCGTTGACACTCATGTGCATCGCATTTCTAATCGACTTGGGTGGGTTTTTCGGGAAGGAACAAAACAG AAAACTACGACACCAGAACAGACAAGAATTTCTCTAGAGAAATGGCTACCCAAGGATGAGTGGGAACCTATAAATCCATTACTG GTTGGATTTGGGCAAACTATCTGTACTCCACTGAGGCCCAAATGCGACAACTGTGGCATCAATAACCTTTGCCCTTCTGCTTTCAAGGAATCATCAAGCCCAAATCCAAAGCAAAAGAAAACAAGGTCTCCATAG
- the LOC8066977 gene encoding endonuclease III homolog 1, chloroplastic isoform X2: MSVWRLELRDSFHKMGEISVLPGFLHLVSLGCLHKGQKIGFLFFVREVKRESSVSFDISKPEATASVKRKRVKRELELNGEHHKKQFGVVPDIEDFRYEKAKTLTASSKATASSVKVEKKVRVSSVIKVGAPDNWEAVLGGIKSMRLSGEAPVDTKGCEKAGSLLPPKERRFAVLISTMMSSQTKDEVTHAAVERLSENGLLDPDAIVRTDETTLANLIKPVGFYQRKAQFIKEASKICLERFGGDIPDSLNELLALRGVGPKMAHLVIIYLFSPLWLKYEHKYLHGYLSLTKQVMSIAWKNTQGICVDTHVHRISNRLGWVFREGTKQKTTTPEQTRISLEKWLPKDEWEPINPLLVGFGQTICTPLRPKCDNCGINNLCPSAFKESSSPNPKQKKTRSP, translated from the exons ATGAGTGTCTGGAGACTGGAGTTGCGTGATTCCTTTCACAAGATGGGTGAAATCAGTGTGCTACCTGGATTTCTTCATCTCGTGAGTTTAGGCTGCTTACACAAGGGGCAAAAAATTGGATTCCTTTTCT TTGTACGAGAAGTCAAACGCGAATCCAGTGTTTCTTTTGACATTTCAAAGCCCGAAGCAACTGCTTCTGTTAAGAGGAAAAGGGTGAAACGAGAACTTGAATTAAATGGGGAGCATCATAAGAAGCAG TTTGGTGTTGTCCCTGACATCGAGGATTTTCGATATGAAAAGGCCAAAACATTGACAGCGTCAAGTAAGGCAACAGCATCTTCGG TCAAGGTGGAGAAAAAGGTCAGAGTTTCTTCAGTAATAAAAG TTGGAGCTCCAGATAACTGGGAGGCAGTTCTTGGAGGCATTAAAAGCATGAGGTTATCTGGTGAAGCCCCCGTAGATACGAAGGGCTGTGAAAAGGCTGGTTCTCTCCTTCCACCCAAG GAAAGAAGATTTGCAGTTCTGATATCAACTATGATGTCAAGCCAGACAAAAGATGAAGTTACGCATG CTGCTGTGGAACGCCTCTCTGAAAACGGTTTACTTGATCCTGATGCTATAGTGAGGACTGATGAGACCACGCTTGCGAATCTTATCAAACCT GTCGGATTCTATCAGAGAAAGGCACAGTTCATAAAAGAAGCTTCTAAAATTTGTCTTGAACGTTTTGGAGGGGATATTCCAGATTCTCTGAATGAGCTGCTTGCTCTGAGAGGAGTTGGCCCTAAAATGGCTCATTTGGTAATAATCTACTTATTCTCTCCTTTGTGGTTGAAATATGAACATAAATATCTTCATGGGTATCTTTCTTTAACTAAACAGGTGATGAGCATTGCTTGGAAGAATACTCAAGGAATCTGCGTTGACACTCATGTGCATCGCATTTCTAATCGACTTGGGTGGGTTTTTCGGGAAGGAACAAAACAG AAAACTACGACACCAGAACAGACAAGAATTTCTCTAGAGAAATGGCTACCCAAGGATGAGTGGGAACCTATAAATCCATTACTG GTTGGATTTGGGCAAACTATCTGTACTCCACTGAGGCCCAAATGCGACAACTGTGGCATCAATAACCTTTGCCCTTCTGCTTTCAAGGAATCATCAAGCCCAAATCCAAAGCAAAAGAAAACAAGGTCTCCATAG
- the LOC8066977 gene encoding endonuclease III homolog 1, chloroplastic isoform X6, which produces MSVWRLELRDSFHKMGEISVLPGFLHLVSLGCLHKGQKIGFLFFVREVKRESSVSFDISKPEATASVKRKRVKRELELNGEHHKKQFGVVPDIEDFRYEKAKTLTASSKATASSVKVEKKVRVSSVIKVGAPDNWEAVLGGIKSMRLSGEAPVDTKGCEKAGSLLPPKERRFAVLISTMMSSQTKDEVTHAAVERLSENGLLDPDAIVRTDETTLANLIKPVGFYQRKAQFIKEASKICLERFGGDIPDSLNELLALRGVGPKMAHLVMSIAWKNTQGICVDTHVHRISNRLGWVFREGTKQKTTTPEQTRISLEKWLPKDEWEPINPLLVGFGQTICTPLRPKCDNCGINNLCPSAFKESSSPNPKQKKTRSP; this is translated from the exons ATGAGTGTCTGGAGACTGGAGTTGCGTGATTCCTTTCACAAGATGGGTGAAATCAGTGTGCTACCTGGATTTCTTCATCTCGTGAGTTTAGGCTGCTTACACAAGGGGCAAAAAATTGGATTCCTTTTCT TTGTACGAGAAGTCAAACGCGAATCCAGTGTTTCTTTTGACATTTCAAAGCCCGAAGCAACTGCTTCTGTTAAGAGGAAAAGGGTGAAACGAGAACTTGAATTAAATGGGGAGCATCATAAGAAGCAG TTTGGTGTTGTCCCTGACATCGAGGATTTTCGATATGAAAAGGCCAAAACATTGACAGCGTCAAGTAAGGCAACAGCATCTTCGG TCAAGGTGGAGAAAAAGGTCAGAGTTTCTTCAGTAATAAAAG TTGGAGCTCCAGATAACTGGGAGGCAGTTCTTGGAGGCATTAAAAGCATGAGGTTATCTGGTGAAGCCCCCGTAGATACGAAGGGCTGTGAAAAGGCTGGTTCTCTCCTTCCACCCAAG GAAAGAAGATTTGCAGTTCTGATATCAACTATGATGTCAAGCCAGACAAAAGATGAAGTTACGCATG CTGCTGTGGAACGCCTCTCTGAAAACGGTTTACTTGATCCTGATGCTATAGTGAGGACTGATGAGACCACGCTTGCGAATCTTATCAAACCT GTCGGATTCTATCAGAGAAAGGCACAGTTCATAAAAGAAGCTTCTAAAATTTGTCTTGAACGTTTTGGAGGGGATATTCCAGATTCTCTGAATGAGCTGCTTGCTCTGAGAGGAGTTGGCCCTAAAATGGCTCATTTG GTGATGAGCATTGCTTGGAAGAATACTCAAGGAATCTGCGTTGACACTCATGTGCATCGCATTTCTAATCGACTTGGGTGGGTTTTTCGGGAAGGAACAAAACAG AAAACTACGACACCAGAACAGACAAGAATTTCTCTAGAGAAATGGCTACCCAAGGATGAGTGGGAACCTATAAATCCATTACTG GTTGGATTTGGGCAAACTATCTGTACTCCACTGAGGCCCAAATGCGACAACTGTGGCATCAATAACCTTTGCCCTTCTGCTTTCAAGGAATCATCAAGCCCAAATCCAAAGCAAAAGAAAACAAGGTCTCCATAG
- the LOC8066977 gene encoding endonuclease III homolog 1, chloroplastic isoform X5 yields the protein MSVWRLELRDSFHKMGEISVLPGFLHLVSLGCLHKGQKIGFLFFVREVKRESSVSFDISKPEATASVKRKRVKRELELNGEHHKKQFGVVPDIEDFRYEKAKTLTASSKATASSVKVEKKVRVSSVIKVICAVGAPDNWEAVLGGIKSMRLSGEAPVDTKGCEKAGSLLPPKERRFAVLISTMMSSQTKDEVTHAAVERLSENGLLDPDAIVRTDETTLANLIKPVGFYQRKAQFIKEASKICLERFGGDIPDSLNELLALRGVGPKMAHLVMSIAWKNTQGICVDTHVHRISNRLGWVFREGTKQKTTTPEQTRISLEKWLPKDEWEPINPLLVGFGQTICTPLRPKCDNCGINNLCPSAFKESSSPNPKQKKTRSP from the exons ATGAGTGTCTGGAGACTGGAGTTGCGTGATTCCTTTCACAAGATGGGTGAAATCAGTGTGCTACCTGGATTTCTTCATCTCGTGAGTTTAGGCTGCTTACACAAGGGGCAAAAAATTGGATTCCTTTTCT TTGTACGAGAAGTCAAACGCGAATCCAGTGTTTCTTTTGACATTTCAAAGCCCGAAGCAACTGCTTCTGTTAAGAGGAAAAGGGTGAAACGAGAACTTGAATTAAATGGGGAGCATCATAAGAAGCAG TTTGGTGTTGTCCCTGACATCGAGGATTTTCGATATGAAAAGGCCAAAACATTGACAGCGTCAAGTAAGGCAACAGCATCTTCGG TCAAGGTGGAGAAAAAGGTCAGAGTTTCTTCAGTAATAAAAG TCATTTGTGCAGTTGGAGCTCCAGATAACTGGGAGGCAGTTCTTGGAGGCATTAAAAGCATGAGGTTATCTGGTGAAGCCCCCGTAGATACGAAGGGCTGTGAAAAGGCTGGTTCTCTCCTTCCACCCAAG GAAAGAAGATTTGCAGTTCTGATATCAACTATGATGTCAAGCCAGACAAAAGATGAAGTTACGCATG CTGCTGTGGAACGCCTCTCTGAAAACGGTTTACTTGATCCTGATGCTATAGTGAGGACTGATGAGACCACGCTTGCGAATCTTATCAAACCT GTCGGATTCTATCAGAGAAAGGCACAGTTCATAAAAGAAGCTTCTAAAATTTGTCTTGAACGTTTTGGAGGGGATATTCCAGATTCTCTGAATGAGCTGCTTGCTCTGAGAGGAGTTGGCCCTAAAATGGCTCATTTG GTGATGAGCATTGCTTGGAAGAATACTCAAGGAATCTGCGTTGACACTCATGTGCATCGCATTTCTAATCGACTTGGGTGGGTTTTTCGGGAAGGAACAAAACAG AAAACTACGACACCAGAACAGACAAGAATTTCTCTAGAGAAATGGCTACCCAAGGATGAGTGGGAACCTATAAATCCATTACTG GTTGGATTTGGGCAAACTATCTGTACTCCACTGAGGCCCAAATGCGACAACTGTGGCATCAATAACCTTTGCCCTTCTGCTTTCAAGGAATCATCAAGCCCAAATCCAAAGCAAAAGAAAACAAGGTCTCCATAG
- the LOC8066977 gene encoding endonuclease III homolog 1, chloroplastic isoform X8, which yields MHLALLLPRIRLSPAAMSSTRSASASRLLVRADLNPVVREVKRESSVSFDISKPEATASVKRKRVKRELELNGEHHKKQFGVVPDIEDFRYEKAKTLTASSKATASSVKVEKKVRVSSVIKVGAPDNWEAVLGGIKSMRLSGEAPVDTKGCEKAGSLLPPKERRFAVLISTMMSSQTKDEVTHAAVERLSENGLLDPDAIVRTDETTLANLIKPVGFYQRKAQFIKEASKICLERFGGDIPDSLNELLALRGVGPKMAHLVMSIAWKNTQGICVDTHVHRISNRLGWVFREGTKQKTTTPEQTRISLEKWLPKDEWEPINPLLVGFGQTICTPLRPKCDNCGINNLCPSAFKESSSPNPKQKKTRSP from the exons ATGCACCTCGCTCTCCTCCTCCCCCGCATTCGCCTCTCGCCGGCCGCCATGTCCAGCACccgctccgcctccgcctccaggCTGCTGGTCCGCGCCGACCTCAACCCAG TTGTACGAGAAGTCAAACGCGAATCCAGTGTTTCTTTTGACATTTCAAAGCCCGAAGCAACTGCTTCTGTTAAGAGGAAAAGGGTGAAACGAGAACTTGAATTAAATGGGGAGCATCATAAGAAGCAG TTTGGTGTTGTCCCTGACATCGAGGATTTTCGATATGAAAAGGCCAAAACATTGACAGCGTCAAGTAAGGCAACAGCATCTTCGG TCAAGGTGGAGAAAAAGGTCAGAGTTTCTTCAGTAATAAAAG TTGGAGCTCCAGATAACTGGGAGGCAGTTCTTGGAGGCATTAAAAGCATGAGGTTATCTGGTGAAGCCCCCGTAGATACGAAGGGCTGTGAAAAGGCTGGTTCTCTCCTTCCACCCAAG GAAAGAAGATTTGCAGTTCTGATATCAACTATGATGTCAAGCCAGACAAAAGATGAAGTTACGCATG CTGCTGTGGAACGCCTCTCTGAAAACGGTTTACTTGATCCTGATGCTATAGTGAGGACTGATGAGACCACGCTTGCGAATCTTATCAAACCT GTCGGATTCTATCAGAGAAAGGCACAGTTCATAAAAGAAGCTTCTAAAATTTGTCTTGAACGTTTTGGAGGGGATATTCCAGATTCTCTGAATGAGCTGCTTGCTCTGAGAGGAGTTGGCCCTAAAATGGCTCATTTG GTGATGAGCATTGCTTGGAAGAATACTCAAGGAATCTGCGTTGACACTCATGTGCATCGCATTTCTAATCGACTTGGGTGGGTTTTTCGGGAAGGAACAAAACAG AAAACTACGACACCAGAACAGACAAGAATTTCTCTAGAGAAATGGCTACCCAAGGATGAGTGGGAACCTATAAATCCATTACTG GTTGGATTTGGGCAAACTATCTGTACTCCACTGAGGCCCAAATGCGACAACTGTGGCATCAATAACCTTTGCCCTTCTGCTTTCAAGGAATCATCAAGCCCAAATCCAAAGCAAAAGAAAACAAGGTCTCCATAG
- the LOC8066977 gene encoding endonuclease III homolog 1, chloroplastic isoform X3, translating to MHLALLLPRIRLSPAAMSSTRSASASRLLVRADLNPVVREVKRESSVSFDISKPEATASVKRKRVKRELELNGEHHKKQFGVVPDIEDFRYEKAKTLTASSKATASSVKVEKKVRVSSVIKVICAVGAPDNWEAVLGGIKSMRLSGEAPVDTKGCEKAGSLLPPKERRFAVLISTMMSSQTKDEVTHAAVERLSENGLLDPDAIVRTDETTLANLIKPVGFYQRKAQFIKEASKICLERFGGDIPDSLNELLALRGVGPKMAHLVIIYLFSPLWLKYEHKYLHGYLSLTKQVMSIAWKNTQGICVDTHVHRISNRLGWVFREGTKQKTTTPEQTRISLEKWLPKDEWEPINPLLVGFGQTICTPLRPKCDNCGINNLCPSAFKESSSPNPKQKKTRSP from the exons ATGCACCTCGCTCTCCTCCTCCCCCGCATTCGCCTCTCGCCGGCCGCCATGTCCAGCACccgctccgcctccgcctccaggCTGCTGGTCCGCGCCGACCTCAACCCAG TTGTACGAGAAGTCAAACGCGAATCCAGTGTTTCTTTTGACATTTCAAAGCCCGAAGCAACTGCTTCTGTTAAGAGGAAAAGGGTGAAACGAGAACTTGAATTAAATGGGGAGCATCATAAGAAGCAG TTTGGTGTTGTCCCTGACATCGAGGATTTTCGATATGAAAAGGCCAAAACATTGACAGCGTCAAGTAAGGCAACAGCATCTTCGG TCAAGGTGGAGAAAAAGGTCAGAGTTTCTTCAGTAATAAAAG TCATTTGTGCAGTTGGAGCTCCAGATAACTGGGAGGCAGTTCTTGGAGGCATTAAAAGCATGAGGTTATCTGGTGAAGCCCCCGTAGATACGAAGGGCTGTGAAAAGGCTGGTTCTCTCCTTCCACCCAAG GAAAGAAGATTTGCAGTTCTGATATCAACTATGATGTCAAGCCAGACAAAAGATGAAGTTACGCATG CTGCTGTGGAACGCCTCTCTGAAAACGGTTTACTTGATCCTGATGCTATAGTGAGGACTGATGAGACCACGCTTGCGAATCTTATCAAACCT GTCGGATTCTATCAGAGAAAGGCACAGTTCATAAAAGAAGCTTCTAAAATTTGTCTTGAACGTTTTGGAGGGGATATTCCAGATTCTCTGAATGAGCTGCTTGCTCTGAGAGGAGTTGGCCCTAAAATGGCTCATTTGGTAATAATCTACTTATTCTCTCCTTTGTGGTTGAAATATGAACATAAATATCTTCATGGGTATCTTTCTTTAACTAAACAGGTGATGAGCATTGCTTGGAAGAATACTCAAGGAATCTGCGTTGACACTCATGTGCATCGCATTTCTAATCGACTTGGGTGGGTTTTTCGGGAAGGAACAAAACAG AAAACTACGACACCAGAACAGACAAGAATTTCTCTAGAGAAATGGCTACCCAAGGATGAGTGGGAACCTATAAATCCATTACTG GTTGGATTTGGGCAAACTATCTGTACTCCACTGAGGCCCAAATGCGACAACTGTGGCATCAATAACCTTTGCCCTTCTGCTTTCAAGGAATCATCAAGCCCAAATCCAAAGCAAAAGAAAACAAGGTCTCCATAG
- the LOC8066977 gene encoding endonuclease III homolog 1, chloroplastic isoform X4, producing the protein MHLALLLPRIRLSPAAMSSTRSASASRLLVRADLNPVVREVKRESSVSFDISKPEATASVKRKRVKRELELNGEHHKKQFGVVPDIEDFRYEKAKTLTASSKATASSVKVEKKVRVSSVIKVGAPDNWEAVLGGIKSMRLSGEAPVDTKGCEKAGSLLPPKERRFAVLISTMMSSQTKDEVTHAAVERLSENGLLDPDAIVRTDETTLANLIKPVGFYQRKAQFIKEASKICLERFGGDIPDSLNELLALRGVGPKMAHLVIIYLFSPLWLKYEHKYLHGYLSLTKQVMSIAWKNTQGICVDTHVHRISNRLGWVFREGTKQKTTTPEQTRISLEKWLPKDEWEPINPLLVGFGQTICTPLRPKCDNCGINNLCPSAFKESSSPNPKQKKTRSP; encoded by the exons ATGCACCTCGCTCTCCTCCTCCCCCGCATTCGCCTCTCGCCGGCCGCCATGTCCAGCACccgctccgcctccgcctccaggCTGCTGGTCCGCGCCGACCTCAACCCAG TTGTACGAGAAGTCAAACGCGAATCCAGTGTTTCTTTTGACATTTCAAAGCCCGAAGCAACTGCTTCTGTTAAGAGGAAAAGGGTGAAACGAGAACTTGAATTAAATGGGGAGCATCATAAGAAGCAG TTTGGTGTTGTCCCTGACATCGAGGATTTTCGATATGAAAAGGCCAAAACATTGACAGCGTCAAGTAAGGCAACAGCATCTTCGG TCAAGGTGGAGAAAAAGGTCAGAGTTTCTTCAGTAATAAAAG TTGGAGCTCCAGATAACTGGGAGGCAGTTCTTGGAGGCATTAAAAGCATGAGGTTATCTGGTGAAGCCCCCGTAGATACGAAGGGCTGTGAAAAGGCTGGTTCTCTCCTTCCACCCAAG GAAAGAAGATTTGCAGTTCTGATATCAACTATGATGTCAAGCCAGACAAAAGATGAAGTTACGCATG CTGCTGTGGAACGCCTCTCTGAAAACGGTTTACTTGATCCTGATGCTATAGTGAGGACTGATGAGACCACGCTTGCGAATCTTATCAAACCT GTCGGATTCTATCAGAGAAAGGCACAGTTCATAAAAGAAGCTTCTAAAATTTGTCTTGAACGTTTTGGAGGGGATATTCCAGATTCTCTGAATGAGCTGCTTGCTCTGAGAGGAGTTGGCCCTAAAATGGCTCATTTGGTAATAATCTACTTATTCTCTCCTTTGTGGTTGAAATATGAACATAAATATCTTCATGGGTATCTTTCTTTAACTAAACAGGTGATGAGCATTGCTTGGAAGAATACTCAAGGAATCTGCGTTGACACTCATGTGCATCGCATTTCTAATCGACTTGGGTGGGTTTTTCGGGAAGGAACAAAACAG AAAACTACGACACCAGAACAGACAAGAATTTCTCTAGAGAAATGGCTACCCAAGGATGAGTGGGAACCTATAAATCCATTACTG GTTGGATTTGGGCAAACTATCTGTACTCCACTGAGGCCCAAATGCGACAACTGTGGCATCAATAACCTTTGCCCTTCTGCTTTCAAGGAATCATCAAGCCCAAATCCAAAGCAAAAGAAAACAAGGTCTCCATAG